AAAACGTTTCCCAACTCAAAGCTTTGGTTCAAGAAATCAAAGCCGTCCGTACACCTGAACTCATCATCGCCGTCGACCACGAAGGCGGACGGGTTCAACGTTTTATTGACGGCTTCACCCGCCTGCCTGCCATGAACGTATTGGGCGAAATTTGGGACAACGAAGGCAAAGAAGCCGCCTGCGTCCAAGCAGAACAAGTCGGCTGGGTTTTGGCAACCGAACTCTCCGCCTGCGGTATCGACCTATCCTTTACGCCTGTATTGGATTTGGACTGGGGTCAATGTGCTGTCATCGGCAACCGCAGTTTCCACCGCGACGCCAACATCGTGACCCAGCTTGCCCTTGCCCTGCAAAAAGGCCTGAACAAAGGCGGCATGAAATCTTGCGGCAAGCACTTCCCCGGCCACGGCTTTGTCGAAGGCGACAGCCATCACGTCCTGCCTTGTGACGAACGCAGCCGCGAAGAACTGGAAGCTGCCGACCTTATCCCATTCCGCGCATTGAGCCAAGCAGGCATGGCCGCAGTTATGCCTGCCCACGTCGTATACCCGCAAACCGACAGCCAACCTGCCGGCTTCTCCGAAAAATGGCTGAAACAAATCCTGCGCCAAGAAATCGGATTTAACGGCGTTATCTTTTCAGACGACCTGACCATGGAAGGCGCATGCGGTGTCGGCGGTATTAAAGAACGTGCCCGCCTTTCTTTTGA
Above is a genomic segment from Neisseria subflava containing:
- the nagZ gene encoding beta-N-acetylhexosaminidase, encoding MNTPYLPRGPVMADVAAYHLTEEEKQRLLDPAVGGVILFRRNFENVSQLKALVQEIKAVRTPELIIAVDHEGGRVQRFIDGFTRLPAMNVLGEIWDNEGKEAACVQAEQVGWVLATELSACGIDLSFTPVLDLDWGQCAVIGNRSFHRDANIVTQLALALQKGLNKGGMKSCGKHFPGHGFVEGDSHHVLPCDERSREELEAADLIPFRALSQAGMAAVMPAHVVYPQTDSQPAGFSEKWLKQILRQEIGFNGVIFSDDLTMEGACGVGGIKERARLSFEAGCDIVLVCNRPDLVDELRDGFHAPANADLAARWQYMANTLTVQEAADIMATEEFQAAQQATAKLATPKDIAGGVKVGEAF